The genomic segment TTTTTGTTTAAACTGGATATCAAATTCAGTTGGTATTTCTTCATGTAATCTTTCAAATTCCCTTATACTGTCTTTAGCTAAAAGACAATTCATTTCAAGGCCCCATTGATGTCTTACACCGGCACCACAACGCCCAGTTGAACCTGCTGCTGGATATTCTTTTTCAATAATTACTATATCTTCCACTCCATATTTAGCTAAGTAATAGGCTATTGAACAACCGATTATCCCTCCACCTATTATAACCACATTAGCCTTATTCTTCATTTTTAAATCCTCCAAAAACCCCTAAAAATACTGGTTTACAAGGTGGACGCAACTTATGCTGTTTAATTTCTTCTATTCCCTTTGAAGTTTCTTTACTCAATAGATTCTGAAGAATCCCCTGACAAGTGCGGCCTTGGCAAGAACCCATACCACATCTTAAAATCCTTTTAATTTCTTCCGGTGTATCTATCCCCATTTTTAAAAGATTTTTGATTTCCCCTACAGTGACATCTTCACATCTACAGATAATGATATTTTCATCCATAATATCACTCCTCTACTTTCATAAACCGTACTAAAAGCTCTTTACCTTTATCCACCTCTAAAGTTATCACTGCTGTTCGATCTAGTTTTTCATTTTTTCTTACTTTTAAGACTCTACATTTTGTAATAGGTTTTCCCTTTCTATCTAAACCGGTAACCATATCTCCTTCTTTAGGCATAGGTAAAAATTCATAAGGTATTGTCACTTTGCCCTTATCCCCTTTTTGTTCCACTACAAAAATTGCTAATCCTGGACAAGCACCGACACAATTGGTACAACCATTACAAATTTCATGATCTACTTTTGGAATTTTATTGATATCCTCCCCTATTTTCACTGCTCCTTTAGGACATGAACTTTCACAAGGATTACAAGGGATTTCTTGAAAACATTCAAAAATTGCCACTGGTCCTCTTTTTATTCTCTCCTCTGATGGTAAAACACTTCTAAGTTCTTCATCGGTGGGTATGCCAGTTTTATTTAACAATTAATCTCCCCCCCCTAATTTCTTTAATCCCCTGCGTATTTTCTCTCCCACTTCCCCTTTCCTTAAAATTTCTAAATTTTTTATCGTTTTATAAATTTCATACTCTAAACCTAAACTTCCTAAATTCCTAGATAAAGCTAAACCAGCTAATTTTCCTTCCACCATAGCAGAACTAGCTTCTTCCACTCCACAAACATCTCCAGCAACAAAAAGGTTCTCCACCGTTGTTTCCAAAAATTTATTCCGCTTTGGGACATATCCACCTAATTCCGGTATCAATACCATTTCACAACCCCTATGCCAAAGGAGGTCGTTAACAGGTGATAAACCTACTGAAAGGCAGATGGTATCTACTTCTACTTTTCTGTTAGAACCTTTAACTATATTCCAATTTTCATCAATCTTAGCTATTTCAGCTTCCTCTACTTTATCTTTGCCATATGCAGCCACTATAGTATGGCTTGTAAGTATTGGCACTCCTGCCCTCGCTATTTTTGAGGCGTGAACTAGATAACCACCTATTTGGGGTGCAGCATCTAAAACCGCTACCACTTTTACCCCAGCCTGTAATAATTGATAAGAAACAATTAACCCTATATTACCTGCCCCAACCATTAATACTTTTTCCCCAGGTAAAATCCCTTCACTATTCATTAGTGTTTGAACTGCACCGGCACCATAAACACCGGGTAAATCATTACCGATAAAGGGCAAAAACTTTTCTTGAGCCCCTGTGGCCACTACTATTCCCTTTGATTTTACTTTTGTGTAAAATTTATCTTCTGTAACTATCGTAGCTACTCCATCATTGTATAAACCGACTACTGTGCTTTTTAACAAAATCTCAACTTTATCGAGGGGAAATTTACTTGGAATATCAATACCTCTACATCCTGCAAAATGTTCCTTAGAACCAAAAAATTTATGGGTTTGTTTTAATAGTTGGCCCCCTAACTTATACCCTTCATCTACCAACAACACTGTAAATCCATTATTACTCAATATTTGAGCAGCATTAATCCCTGCAGGCCCTCCCCCAATAACCAAAACATCTAACTCTTTCATTTAATTTCACTCCCCAAACTACTTTCTACCACCATATCTTGTTCAGCTTTTGTAACACAGATAGGGATATTTTCTATACCATTTACAGTCATTAAACAAGATGAACATTTACCAATAGCACAAAAAATTCCTCTATACCTATTATGTTTTTTACTCTTATTTAAAGCTTTAATCCCAGCTGCATGTAAAGCTGCCATAATGGTCTCACCTTCATATGCCTCTACAAGGGAACCATTGTAGAAAAAAGTAATTTTCCCCCTCCTTTGAAAACTTATTATTGGATGGTTTTCAATCCTCATAAACCCACTCCTTTATTTAAGTTAATAGGGTGCTACTATTTATAACCATTAAATTATATTGAATAGTTTATATTTTCTATGAATATTTTTTATTTCCTGCAAAAAATAAAAAAATCTTCCTTTTCAGAATTAAAAGGAAGATTTTAATTTGGTATTACTTTTTAAATGTGTCAATAATCTCTGATTAAATTCCTCTGGGGTATTATTCCCCATTTTAAGGGATCTGTGATTCATAGCAGCAACTTCCATTATAATAGCTAAATTTCGACCAGGTGCTACAGGTATTTCCATGAGAGGTATATTTACACCTAAAATTTCATAATACTTATTATCCAATCCTAATCTTTCATAAGCTTTATCCTGTTGCCATACTTCTAACCTTACAACAATATCAATTTCCTTATGTCCCCTTACAGAACCCATACCGAAAAGTTTAACTACATCGATTAAACCTACCCCTCTAATTTCCAAAAGGTGCTTTAAAATATCAGGGGCTGAACCAATAATTGAATCTTTAGCAACTTTCTTTAATACTACGGCATCATCTGATACTAAACGATGTCCCCTTTTTACTAATTCAAGGGCTGTTTCACTCTTACCTATACCGCTTTGCCCAAGGATTAACACCCCTACCCCATAGATATCAACTAATACTCCATGGATTGTTTTGGTAGGTGCAAGTAAGTTGTCCAATAAATTTGTTAAAACACTTATAAATTGAGTGGTGTCCCGTTCAACACCTAAAATGGGAATTTTTTTCGATTTTGCCACCTCTAATAAAGAATTTGGAGGTGGAAAGCTCCTAGATAATATAACACAAGGTATGGGATCTACTAACAACTTATTAGCTCTATAAACTTGAGTTTCTTCATCTAGGGAATAATAAAAAGATAATTCGGTTTTTCCTAATACCTGAATCCTTTCTGTCGGATAATAATCAAAATAGCCAGCTAAAACGAGACCGGGACGGCTAATATCTTTTACCCCTATAATTCGGTCTAAATATTCTTCTCCATAAAAAATTGTTAAATCTAACTCTTTCACTATATCAGCGACAGTTATTTTCTTCAATTTTTTCACCTCTTTTCCCCTATTGTGGTGGGATAATATCTGTTTTTACATTGTAATTGGTTATAATTATTTCAGTAACTAAGGAAAATTGCCCAGAAAGCTCAGTTACAAAAAGGTCAATTTTACTTAAAGTCCTTTTCTTTTTATCAATATATAAAGACAATTCAACAAAATACTCATTGGTATTTTCTAATGGTTCTAGATGAAGGTTCTCAAGGAATTTTATTACCCCTTCTTCCTTAAGGGTACCTGATAAAATTATTTGCTTTTTTCTAGAAACCCTAACCTTACTATCTAAGAAGCTAAAATCTCCGTATTTGGTGTAATTTAAAAGGGTTAAGGGGGCTGATATAAAGGATTTTAACTCAGGAACTTTAGCTTCTTGTAGTTCAACCCATTGATTTTCTATATTTTTTATATATATTCTATCTCCTTTTTCAAATAACTCCAAGGGATACCCTGCTGTATTTCCAAGATAATAAGTTTGTCCATTTAAATTAAACTGAACACCCTTTAAATTTACTGTAGCAATTTTATCATTTAAAATCATTGTACTATTTAATAAAAACACTATATTTTCCTTGCCTTGTAAATAATTAATAATTTCAACTATTAACTGTTCTGGCTGATGATATCTGACACTACCAGTACAACCACTGGTCAATATCAATAAAATCAGCAAAATTAGCGGAAATTTTATGACTTTCATTATATTATACTCCCCTTACTTTATGCCATATTAAATCCCTAATTCCTTTATCATAGAGTAAATGGCAGATACTGAATTGGCTAATTCCCCTTTTTGAGTAGTGGTTAAATTTATATCAATAGTTCTAATAACCCCTGTACTACCTATAATTGTAGGTAAACTATAGGGAACTTCTTTACCTTCAAATTGTTGTACAATGGAAACTGGTAATATTTCATTGGTATCGAAGATTATTGCTTCTAATACTTGACATATGGCAATAGCAACACTATAATATGTACCTCCTTTAAAGGCTATAACCTGAGCTCCCCCATATCTAGTGTTATGTAAAATTTCTTTCAATACCCCTTGATCTAATGTTTTATATTGAGATAATGGTAAACCATTGATAGTAATTGTGTTTTCTAAAATGACCATAGAATCCCCATGTTCACCAATAATCATAGCATTAATATTCTGAGGATGAATATTGAGTTCTTTACCAAGTAATGACCTAAATCGCAATTGATCCAATACATTTCCTAAACCAATTACTTTCTTCTCATTTCCAATCACCCTTTGTGTTACATAGGTCATGATATCTACAGGGTTTGAAACTACTAAAATCAAAGCTCCTGGGGCGTAATGTAACACTTTTTCAGCAATTCCTCTAATAATATCTATATTTTTTTCAGCCAATTGTAGTCTTGTTTCTCCTGGTTTCCTAGGAATGCCAGCGGTGATTATAACCAAATCTGAATGGGATATTAACGAAAAATCCCCTGAAGAAATTCTTACATTTGGT from the Anaerobranca californiensis DSM 14826 genome contains:
- the hprK gene encoding HPr(Ser) kinase/phosphatase → MKKITVADIVKELDLTIFYGEEYLDRIIGVKDISRPGLVLAGYFDYYPTERIQVLGKTELSFYYSLDEETQVYRANKLLVDPIPCVILSRSFPPPNSLLEVAKSKKIPILGVERDTTQFISVLTNLLDNLLAPTKTIHGVLVDIYGVGVLILGQSGIGKSETALELVKRGHRLVSDDAVVLKKVAKDSIIGSAPDILKHLLEIRGVGLIDVVKLFGMGSVRGHKEIDIVVRLEVWQQDKAYERLGLDNKYYEILGVNIPLMEIPVAPGRNLAIIMEVAAMNHRSLKMGNNTPEEFNQRLLTHLKSNTKLKSSF
- a CDS encoding (2Fe-2S)-binding protein gives rise to the protein MRIENHPIISFQRRGKITFFYNGSLVEAYEGETIMAALHAAGIKALNKSKKHNRYRGIFCAIGKCSSCLMTVNGIENIPICVTKAEQDMVVESSLGSEIK
- a CDS encoding NAD(P)/FAD-dependent oxidoreductase, whose amino-acid sequence is MKELDVLVIGGGPAGINAAQILSNNGFTVLLVDEGYKLGGQLLKQTHKFFGSKEHFAGCRGIDIPSKFPLDKVEILLKSTVVGLYNDGVATIVTEDKFYTKVKSKGIVVATGAQEKFLPFIGNDLPGVYGAGAVQTLMNSEGILPGEKVLMVGAGNIGLIVSYQLLQAGVKVVAVLDAAPQIGGYLVHASKIARAGVPILTSHTIVAAYGKDKVEEAEIAKIDENWNIVKGSNRKVEVDTICLSVGLSPVNDLLWHRGCEMVLIPELGGYVPKRNKFLETTVENLFVAGDVCGVEEASSAMVEGKLAGLALSRNLGSLGLEYEIYKTIKNLEILRKGEVGEKIRRGLKKLGGGD
- a CDS encoding 4Fe-4S dicluster domain-containing protein; this translates as MLNKTGIPTDEELRSVLPSEERIKRGPVAIFECFQEIPCNPCESSCPKGAVKIGEDINKIPKVDHEICNGCTNCVGACPGLAIFVVEQKGDKGKVTIPYEFLPMPKEGDMVTGLDRKGKPITKCRVLKVRKNEKLDRTAVITLEVDKGKELLVRFMKVEE
- a CDS encoding malate dehydrogenase, translating into MKISIIGCGRVGTTTAYTLMLKGLAREIVLVDVDEDKAKGEELDLLHGTAELPNVRISSGDFSLISHSDLVIITAGIPRKPGETRLQLAEKNIDIIRGIAEKVLHYAPGALILVVSNPVDIMTYVTQRVIGNEKKVIGLGNVLDQLRFRSLLGKELNIHPQNINAMIIGEHGDSMVILENTITINGLPLSQYKTLDQGVLKEILHNTRYGGAQVIAFKGGTYYSVAIAICQVLEAIIFDTNEILPVSIVQQFEGKEVPYSLPTIIGSTGVIRTIDINLTTTQKGELANSVSAIYSMIKELGI
- a CDS encoding (2Fe-2S)-binding protein; protein product: MDENIIICRCEDVTVGEIKNLLKMGIDTPEEIKRILRCGMGSCQGRTCQGILQNLLSKETSKGIEEIKQHKLRPPCKPVFLGVFGGFKNEE